A region from the Triticum urartu cultivar G1812 chromosome 1, Tu2.1, whole genome shotgun sequence genome encodes:
- the LOC125530557 gene encoding serine/threonine-protein kinase STY13-like, translating into MKEAAVGGGGGDGAGFVRADQIDLKSLDEQLDRHLARAWTLDKPKRGAGDGQERQQQPRQDWEADPARLVVRGVIARGTFGTVHRGVYDGLDVAVKLLDWGEDGHRSEQEITAIRAAFSQEVSVWHKLDHPNVTKFIGAIMGAGDLNIQTEDGNIGMPSNVCCVIVEYLAGGALKTFLIKNRRRKLAFKVVVQIALDLARGLSYLHSKKIVHRDVKTENMLLDKTRTVKIADFGVARHEAANPSDMTGETGTLGYMAPEVLNGNAYNRKCDVYSYGICLWEVYCCDMPYADLSFSEVTSAVVRQNLRPEIPRCCPSAFANVMKRCWDANPDKRPEMAEVVTMLEAIDTSKGGGMIPVDQARGIGCLSCLRPRRGP; encoded by the exons ATGAAGGAGGCGGctgttggcggcggcggcggggacggggCCGGGTTCGTGCGGGCGGACCAGATCGATCTCAAGAGCCTCGACGAGCAGCTCGACCGCCACCTCGCCCGCGCATGGACCCTGGACAAGCCCAAGCGCGGCGCCGGCGACGGCCAGGAGCGGCAGCAGCAGCCGCGCCAGGACTGGGAGGCCGACCCCGCCAGGCTCGTCGTCCGGGGCGTCATCGCGCGCGGCACCTTCGGCACCGTCCACCGCGGCGTCTACGACGGCCTCGACGTCGCAG TTAAATTGCTTGATTGGGGGGAAGATGGTCACAGGTCAGAGCAAGAAATAACAGCAATAAGAGCAGCTTTTTCACAAGAAGTCTCCGTCTGGCATAAGCTTGATCATCCAAATGTAACTAAG TTTATAGGGGCTATAATGGGTGCTGGGGATCTGAATATTCAGACAGAAGATGGAAACATTGGCATGCCAAGTAATGTGTGCTGTGTCATTGTGGAGTACCTTGCTGGAGGTGCACTGAAAACATTTCTGATAAAGAACAGGAGAAGGAAGCTGGCTTTCAAAGTTGTGGTCCAGATAGCTCTTGACCTTGCCAGGGG ATTAAGCTATCTTCACTCAAAGAAAATTGTTCACCGTGACGTAAAGACTGAAAACATGCTTCTTGACAAAACAAGAACTGTAAAAATCGCCGACTTTGGTGTTGCTCGCCATGAAGCTGCAAACCCCAGCGACATGACAGGCGAAACTGGCACCCTTGGCTACATGGCACCTGAG GTTCTCAACGGCAACGCTTACAACAGGAAATGCGATGTCTACAGCTACGGGATCTGCCTTTGGGAGGTGTACTGCTGCGACATGCCGTACGCGGACCTGAGCTTCTCGGAGGTCACGTCCGCTGTTGTTCGTCAG AACCTGAGGCCGGAGATACCGCGGTGCTGCCCGAGCGCCTTTGCGAACGTGATGAAGCGGTGCTGGGACGCGAACCCCGACAAGCGGCCAGAGATGGCGGAGGTGGTGACGATGCTGGAGGCGATCGACACGTCCAAGGGTGGGGGCATGATCCCTGTGGACCAAGCGCGGGGCATCGGGTGCCTCTCGTGCCTCAGGCCACGCAGGGGCCCCTGA
- the LOC125539531 gene encoding probable calcium-binding protein CML14 has translation MTNPSPAPAKGASLRGSQLKQLRSLFDRFDMDGDGSLTQLELAALLRSLGLRPTGDESRALLLAIDADGSGTVEFDELARAIAPVLTAHAPRLVDQAQLLEVFRAFDRDGNGYISAAELARSMAKLGQPLTFEELRTMMRDADADGDGVISFGEFAAVMARSALDFLGVPAA, from the coding sequence ATGACGAACCCATCGCCGGCGCCAGCCAAGGGGGCGTCGCTCCGGGGCAGCCAGCTGAAGCAGCTGCGCTCCCTCTTCGACCGCTTCGACATggacggcgacggcagcctcacccAGCTCGAGCTGGCGGCCCTCCTCCGCTCCCTCGGCCTACGCCCCACGGGCGACGAGTCGCGCGCGCTGCTCCTCGCCATCGACGCCGACGGCAGCGGCACCGTGGAGTTCGACGAGCTGGCGCGCGCCATCGCGCCGGTCCTCACCGCCCACGCGCCGCGGCTCGTCGACCAGGCGCAGCTGCTCGAGGTCTTCCGCGCCTTCGACCGCGACGGCAACGGCTACATCTCCGCCGCCGAGCTCGCGCGCTCCATGGCCAAGCTGGGCCAGCCGCTCACCTTCGAGGAGCTGCGGACCATGATGCGGGACGCGGACGCGGACGGGGACGGCGTGATTAGCTTCGGGGAGTTCGCCGCCGTCATGGCCCGGTCCGCGCTTGACTTCCTCGGAGTCCCCGCCGCCTAA